The proteins below are encoded in one region of Qipengyuania sp. HL-TH1:
- a CDS encoding ligase-associated DNA damage response DEXH box helicase gives MQTAIPPELDDWFTGRGWRVRRHQAEMLAASDAGRHALLVADTGAGKTLAGFLPTLADFTPSRLAGAPPPEGLHTLYVSPLKALAHDVQRNLLTPIDEIGLPVRVETRSGDTPPDRKKRQRTRPPHVLLTTPESLSLLLSYPDSFELFRGLKRIVIDEVHAFATGKRGDLLALALTRLQAIAPAMQRVALSATLANPEGFREWLAPWGEIDTVELVTGEAGAPAEVEILLPDAERVPWGGHAATWAIPQLYAQIRQNRTTLIFTNTRFLAEYIFQNLWDVNEDTLPIGVHHGSLSKEARRKVEGAMARGELRALVATASLDLGVDWGDIDLVVQMGAPKGSSRLLQRIGRANHRLDQPSRALLVPGNRFEFLEATAAKEAVDEGKRDGEEFRPGGLDVLAQHVMACACAAPFQEGELLAELRASLSYAWVDDAVWQRVLSFVETGGYALKAYDKFKRIVRDGEGVWRLSHPEQAQRHRMNAGIIIDSEMLDVRISAGRGRGGRSLGKVEERFAASLSPGDTFAFAGMSLEVVKLQDMEVLVKAAKASAMIPSYGGARLPLTTHLADRVREMLVDRASWARFPDDVREWLEVQDWRSRMPGPGQLLVESFPHAKRHYSVYYTFEGWNANQSLGMLITRRMEDRGLMPGGFVANDYSLAVWGLKPVEDPAPLLSPDILQDEFIEWVQNSHLLRRAFREVAVIGGLVERQHPGKRKTGKQVTFSTDLIYDVLRKYEPDHVLLEAAWADARTRLTDVGRLGDLLDRSAEQLIHVELDRVSPLAVPVMVMIGRESTPQGSVDDELLLEAESLAGAAMRVDLPAGEDD, from the coding sequence ATGCAGACCGCCATTCCGCCCGAACTGGACGATTGGTTCACCGGGCGCGGCTGGCGTGTCCGGCGGCACCAGGCGGAAATGCTGGCGGCGAGCGACGCCGGGCGCCATGCGCTGCTGGTGGCGGATACCGGCGCAGGCAAGACGCTGGCGGGGTTCCTGCCGACGCTTGCCGACTTTACCCCCTCGCGGCTGGCCGGTGCGCCCCCGCCCGAGGGCCTACACACGCTCTACGTCTCGCCGCTGAAGGCACTGGCGCATGACGTGCAGCGCAATCTGCTGACACCGATCGACGAGATTGGCCTGCCGGTCCGGGTCGAGACACGCAGCGGGGACACCCCGCCGGACCGCAAGAAACGCCAGCGCACGCGCCCGCCGCATGTGCTGCTGACCACGCCCGAAAGCCTGTCGCTGCTGCTGTCCTATCCCGACAGTTTCGAGCTGTTTCGGGGGCTGAAACGGATCGTGATCGACGAGGTGCACGCCTTTGCCACCGGCAAGCGCGGTGACCTGCTGGCACTGGCGCTGACCCGGCTGCAGGCGATCGCTCCGGCGATGCAGCGCGTGGCCCTCTCCGCGACGCTCGCCAATCCGGAGGGTTTTCGCGAATGGCTCGCGCCATGGGGCGAGATCGATACGGTCGAACTGGTCACCGGCGAGGCAGGCGCTCCCGCCGAGGTCGAGATCCTGCTGCCCGATGCCGAGCGCGTACCCTGGGGCGGCCATGCGGCGACCTGGGCGATCCCGCAGCTTTACGCGCAGATCCGCCAGAACCGCACCACGCTGATCTTCACCAACACGCGCTTCCTCGCCGAGTATATCTTCCAGAACCTGTGGGATGTGAACGAGGATACGCTGCCCATCGGCGTCCACCACGGGTCGCTGAGCAAGGAGGCGCGGCGCAAGGTCGAAGGGGCAATGGCGCGGGGCGAATTGCGCGCGCTGGTGGCGACCGCAAGCCTCGACCTTGGGGTCGACTGGGGAGATATCGACCTCGTCGTGCAGATGGGTGCGCCCAAGGGATCGTCACGGCTGCTGCAGCGCATCGGGCGTGCCAACCACCGGCTCGACCAGCCCAGCCGAGCGTTGCTGGTGCCCGGCAATCGCTTCGAATTCCTCGAAGCCACCGCGGCCAAGGAAGCGGTCGACGAGGGCAAGCGTGACGGCGAGGAGTTTCGCCCCGGCGGGCTCGACGTGCTCGCGCAGCATGTCATGGCCTGTGCCTGCGCCGCGCCGTTCCAGGAGGGTGAACTGCTCGCCGAATTGCGTGCGAGCCTGTCCTATGCCTGGGTCGATGACGCTGTGTGGCAGCGCGTGCTCTCCTTCGTCGAAACTGGCGGCTATGCGCTCAAGGCCTATGACAAGTTCAAGCGCATCGTGCGCGACGGCGAGGGCGTCTGGCGGCTGTCGCATCCCGAGCAGGCGCAGCGCCACCGGATGAACGCCGGGATCATCATCGATTCCGAAATGCTCGACGTCCGGATCAGTGCGGGGCGCGGGCGCGGTGGCCGCAGCCTCGGCAAGGTCGAGGAGCGCTTTGCGGCGTCGCTCAGCCCCGGCGATACCTTCGCCTTCGCGGGGATGAGTCTCGAAGTCGTCAAGCTGCAGGACATGGAAGTGCTGGTGAAAGCGGCCAAGGCTTCCGCCATGATCCCGAGCTATGGCGGGGCGCGGCTACCGCTGACCACGCACCTGGCCGACCGGGTGCGCGAAATGCTGGTCGACCGCGCGAGCTGGGCCCGCTTCCCCGATGATGTGCGCGAATGGCTCGAGGTGCAGGACTGGCGCAGCCGGATGCCGGGGCCGGGACAATTGCTGGTCGAAAGCTTCCCGCACGCCAAGCGCCATTACAGCGTCTATTATACCTTTGAAGGCTGGAACGCGAACCAGAGCCTCGGGATGCTGATTACCCGGCGCATGGAGGACCGCGGGCTGATGCCGGGCGGTTTCGTCGCCAATGACTATTCGCTGGCCGTCTGGGGGCTCAAGCCGGTCGAGGATCCTGCACCGCTATTGTCGCCCGACATCCTGCAGGATGAATTTATCGAATGGGTACAAAATTCGCATTTGCTGCGGCGCGCCTTTCGCGAGGTCGCCGTGATCGGCGGCCTGGTCGAGCGGCAGCATCCGGGAAAGCGCAAGACGGGCAAGCAGGTCACCTTCTCGACCGACCTGATCTATGACGTGCTGCGCAAGTATGAACCCGACCATGTCCTGCTCGAAGCGGCCTGGGCGGATGCGCGCACGCGGCTGACCGATGTCGGGCGGCTGGGCGATCTGCTCGATCGTTCGGCCGAGCAATTGATCCATGTCGAACTCGACCGGGTCAGCCCGCTCGCGGTCCCGGTGATGGTGATGATCGGCCGCGAGTCCACCCCGCAAGGCTCGGTCGATGACGAATTGCTGCTCGAGGCGGAGAGCCTGGCGGGTGCGGCGATGCGCGTGGACCTGCCCGCAGGCGAGGACGATTAG